The following proteins are co-located in the Mesorhizobium sp. M1E.F.Ca.ET.045.02.1.1 genome:
- a CDS encoding invasion associated locus B family protein produces MRGLIATVSSLVLAAAFAGPALAQQATKIGQHNAWGTYSYQSAGGKVCYVLTVPTDKQPPSLDHGDMFFFVSQRPGQQVSYEPQFIAGYNFQEGSKATVTIDKKTFSMFTRGKSAWVENAAEEPVLIAAMKTGTDMKVQAKSGRGNPTSYVFSLKGISAALSSIAKCK; encoded by the coding sequence ATGCGCGGATTGATTGCTACGGTTTCGAGCCTGGTCCTGGCGGCCGCTTTTGCGGGGCCGGCGCTGGCTCAGCAGGCGACCAAGATCGGCCAGCACAACGCCTGGGGCACCTACAGCTACCAGTCGGCGGGCGGCAAAGTCTGCTACGTGCTGACGGTTCCGACCGACAAGCAGCCGCCGTCGCTCGATCACGGCGACATGTTCTTCTTCGTCAGCCAGCGCCCGGGTCAGCAGGTCTCCTACGAGCCGCAATTCATCGCCGGCTACAATTTCCAGGAAGGCTCCAAGGCCACCGTCACCATCGACAAGAAGACCTTCTCGATGTTCACCCGCGGCAAGTCGGCCTGGGTCGAGAACGCGGCAGAGGAACCGGTCCTGATCGCCGCCATGAAGACCGGCACCGACATGAAGGTGCAGGCGAAGTCCGGCCGCGGCAACCCCACTTCTTACGTCTTTTCGCTGAAGGGCATTTCGGCGGCGCTGTCCTCGATCGCCAAGTGTAAATAG
- a CDS encoding YkvA family protein, translating into MAQESGFDFFGFGDKLAGEGEVREKFWRTAKKAARQIPFMDEVVAAYYCAMDKDTPLRAKGILIAALGYFVLPVDFIPDVVFGLGFTDDLAVLTAAITAVSAHITPAHRQAARDALADKR; encoded by the coding sequence ATGGCGCAGGAATCCGGTTTTGATTTCTTCGGCTTTGGCGACAAGCTCGCCGGCGAAGGCGAGGTGCGCGAGAAATTCTGGCGCACCGCCAAGAAGGCTGCCCGGCAGATCCCGTTCATGGACGAGGTGGTCGCCGCCTATTATTGCGCCATGGACAAGGATACGCCGCTGCGCGCCAAGGGCATCCTCATCGCCGCGCTCGGCTATTTCGTCCTGCCGGTGGATTTCATTCCCGACGTCGTTTTCGGTCTCGGCTTCACCGACGACCTTGCCGTGCTGACCGCCGCGATCACCGCTGTCAGCGCCCATATCACGCCGGCGCACCGGCAGGCCGCCAGGGACGCACTGGCTGACAAGCGTTGA
- a CDS encoding 4a-hydroxytetrahydrobiopterin dehydratase, whose amino-acid sequence MTREKLSKEAITAALAELEGWSLAADGASIKRSFSFKNFSEAFAFMTRVALAAEKMDHHPDWSNVYKTVDVTLNTHDAGGVTALDIELAKRMNRYFG is encoded by the coding sequence ATGACCAGAGAGAAACTCAGCAAGGAAGCGATCACCGCCGCTTTGGCGGAACTCGAAGGCTGGTCGCTGGCCGCCGACGGCGCCTCCATCAAGCGCAGCTTCAGCTTCAAGAACTTTTCCGAGGCCTTCGCCTTCATGACCCGCGTGGCTTTGGCCGCCGAAAAGATGGACCATCACCCCGACTGGTCAAACGTCTACAAGACCGTCGACGTGACATTGAACACGCACGATGCCGGCGGCGTGACCGCGCTCGATATCGAATTGGCGAAGCGGATGAACCGCTACTTCGGTTAG
- a CDS encoding low molecular weight protein-tyrosine-phosphatase encodes MSAKPINSVLFVCLGNICRSPLAEGILRAVLAERGVGHDIVLDSAATSGWEVGSAPDPRSIAVAIRHGIDISGQRARKIAPEDFSRFDLILGMDRSNVHDLKALAPQAARDRVHLYLDFATGSGRDVPDPYYDGPEEFASVYRMIREASEALAKRLDARASAPTNGQASSTM; translated from the coding sequence ATGAGCGCAAAGCCCATAAATTCCGTTCTGTTCGTCTGCCTCGGCAACATCTGCCGGTCGCCTTTGGCCGAAGGCATCTTGCGCGCCGTCCTGGCGGAGCGCGGAGTGGGTCACGACATCGTGCTCGATTCGGCCGCGACCAGCGGCTGGGAGGTCGGCTCGGCCCCGGATCCGCGCTCGATCGCGGTCGCCATTCGCCACGGGATCGACATTTCCGGGCAAAGGGCCCGCAAGATAGCACCAGAGGATTTTTCGCGATTCGACCTGATCCTCGGCATGGACCGGTCGAATGTGCACGACCTCAAGGCGCTGGCACCGCAGGCCGCGCGCGACCGCGTCCATCTCTATCTGGACTTTGCGACCGGAAGCGGACGAGACGTGCCGGATCCCTATTATGACGGACCGGAAGAGTTCGCTTCGGTCTACCGCATGATCCGCGAGGCGTCGGAAGCGCTGGCGAAGCGGCTGGACGCGCGCGCGTCGGCGCCGACCAACGGCCAGGCTTCCTCGACGATGTAA
- the thpR gene encoding RNA 2',3'-cyclic phosphodiesterase, with translation MPRLFTALEIPRDAALSLSLLRGGLPGARWIDVENYHLTLRFIGDVEGHVADEIANALDRVNRPSFPLTLSGVGAFGGKKPHAVWAGVSVSQDLVALQGEIDRICQRLGLPADPRKFTPHVTLARLRNASPLDVAQYLSARGNFSALPFRVGRFVLMSSRDSVGGGPYIVEEAWPLVGADARASSRFASASDASRIMR, from the coding sequence ATGCCACGTCTTTTCACCGCCCTCGAAATTCCGCGTGACGCTGCTCTTTCGCTGTCCCTGCTCCGGGGCGGCCTGCCCGGAGCCCGCTGGATCGATGTCGAAAACTATCACCTGACGCTGCGCTTCATCGGCGATGTCGAGGGCCATGTCGCCGACGAGATCGCCAACGCACTCGACCGGGTCAACCGCCCCTCGTTCCCCCTGACGCTTTCGGGTGTCGGTGCTTTCGGGGGAAAAAAGCCGCATGCTGTGTGGGCCGGCGTGTCCGTATCGCAGGACCTGGTGGCGCTGCAGGGCGAGATCGACCGCATCTGCCAGCGGCTCGGCCTGCCCGCCGATCCGCGCAAGTTCACGCCGCATGTGACGCTTGCGCGCCTGCGCAATGCGAGCCCGCTCGACGTCGCGCAATATCTTTCGGCGCGCGGCAATTTTTCCGCGCTGCCCTTCCGCGTCGGCCGCTTCGTCCTGATGTCGTCGCGCGATTCGGTCGGCGGCGGCCCTTACATCGTCGAGGAAGCCTGGCCGTTGGTCGGCGCCGACGCGCGCGCGTCCAGCCGCTTCGCCAGCGCTTCCGACGCCTCGCGGATCATGCGGTAG
- a CDS encoding arylesterase — translation MAFKQTFAAALVLFVAVCGAISSAHAGTFTIVGFGDSLTAGFGLGPGAGFTDRLQAALKAKGLDVTVANAGVSGDTTSGGLARLDWSVPDGTRLVILELGANDMLRGVSPDLAEKNLDAMLAKLKQRNIPVLLAGMRAAPNLGAEYQKAFDAIYAKLTAKYDVPLYPFFLDGVAGHPDLQLDDGLHPNPRGVDVIVERILPAVEKAIAANGGAS, via the coding sequence ATGGCTTTCAAACAGACATTTGCCGCAGCCCTCGTCCTTTTCGTTGCGGTTTGCGGCGCCATTTCGTCCGCGCATGCCGGCACGTTCACGATCGTCGGCTTCGGCGACAGCCTGACGGCGGGATTCGGCTTGGGCCCGGGGGCAGGTTTCACCGACAGGCTGCAGGCGGCGCTGAAGGCGAAGGGCCTGGACGTCACCGTCGCCAATGCCGGCGTCTCCGGCGACACCACCAGCGGCGGACTGGCACGGCTCGACTGGTCGGTGCCGGACGGCACCAGGCTCGTCATCCTCGAGCTCGGCGCCAACGACATGCTGCGCGGCGTTTCGCCCGACCTTGCCGAAAAGAACCTCGACGCGATGCTGGCCAAGCTCAAGCAGCGCAACATCCCGGTGCTTCTGGCCGGCATGCGGGCCGCGCCAAATCTCGGCGCCGAATACCAGAAAGCCTTCGACGCCATCTATGCGAAGCTTACCGCGAAATACGACGTGCCGCTCTATCCGTTCTTCCTCGACGGCGTCGCCGGCCATCCCGACCTGCAGCTAGACGACGGCCTGCATCCCAACCCCAGGGGCGTCGATGTGATCGTCGAGCGCATTCTGCCCGCCGTCGAAAAGGCGATCGCCGCCAATGGCGGGGCGTCGTGA
- a CDS encoding ABC transporter ATP-binding protein → MTEAVIALRDVSLTLGEGASSVHVLKGVSLDVAAGEATGIVGPSGSGKSTLLMVLAGLERVDQGTVRIAGELLNGKSEDQIASFRGRNVGIVFQSFHLIPNMTALENVAVPLELAGHADPFGVAARELAAVSLSDRVTHYPGELSGGEQQRVAIARALAPSPRILIADEPTGNLDQATGKQIADLLFAKAAERAMTLVLVTHDPALAARCARQVSMRSGRIEDAPRSVKVPA, encoded by the coding sequence GTGACAGAAGCCGTCATCGCACTGAGGGATGTCTCGCTGACGCTCGGCGAGGGCGCTTCCTCCGTCCACGTGCTGAAAGGCGTCAGCCTGGATGTGGCGGCGGGCGAGGCCACCGGCATCGTCGGCCCCTCGGGCTCCGGCAAGTCCACCCTGCTGATGGTCCTGGCCGGATTGGAAAGGGTCGACCAGGGTACGGTGCGAATCGCCGGCGAATTGCTCAACGGCAAAAGCGAGGACCAGATTGCATCGTTTCGGGGGCGAAACGTGGGCATTGTCTTCCAGTCCTTCCATCTCATCCCCAACATGACGGCGCTCGAAAACGTCGCGGTGCCGTTGGAGCTTGCCGGCCATGCCGATCCGTTCGGCGTGGCGGCGCGGGAGCTGGCGGCGGTGAGCCTGAGCGACCGTGTGACGCACTACCCTGGCGAGCTGTCCGGGGGCGAGCAGCAGCGCGTCGCGATCGCCAGGGCGCTGGCGCCCTCGCCGCGCATCCTCATTGCCGACGAGCCGACCGGCAATCTCGACCAGGCGACGGGAAAGCAGATCGCCGACCTTCTCTTCGCCAAGGCCGCCGAGCGCGCCATGACGCTGGTGCTGGTCACGCATGATCCGGCGCTCGCGGCCCGCTGCGCGCGCCAGGTGTCGATGCGCTCCGGCCGGATCGAGGATGCGCCAAGGTCCGTGAAGGTGCCGGCTTGA
- a CDS encoding ABC transporter permease: MPRTLKLAVRFSLREMRGGLSGFMIFLACIALGVAAIGGVNSVAQAITAGVANQGQTLLGGDLRFQINQRSASNAELGFLDSLGTVSLNSGMRSMARLEDGSDQALVEAKAVDDGYPLYGTLETDPPLPRKELFGERSGIFGAAAPDLLFDRLNLHIGDRLKLGSATFELRARLVNEPDAISDGFGFAPRLMISSEGLAASGLVQPGSLVENAYKVRLPDGASEARIKEIQAEAAKEFPQAGWSIRTRSNAAPALSSNIERFSQFLTLVGLTALVVGGVGVANAVRAYLDGKRGVIATFKSLGASGGFVFTVYLVQILLIAGLGIVLGLILGAAMPFVASTLLQSVIPVPAEGGFYASALALAALFGLLVTLAFALLPLGRARDVPATALFREMGFESRGLPRLPYAGAALAIVLALAALAILSADDRRIASIFVGATVFAFLVLRLVAALVQWVASRSPRVRFVSLRLALGNIHRPGALTPSVVLSLGLGLTLLVTLALIDGNLRRQISGSLPERAPNFFFVDIQGGDVDAFAALVGKEAPHGTLVKVPMLRGRIMALNGIDVDKVTIPAEGAWVLRGDRGLTYDAKQPENATLTEGAWWPQNYSGEPLVSFSAEEGKAIGLKLGDTVTVNVLGRNVTAKIASFRQVEWETMGINFVMVFSPNTFAGAPHGWLATLTDKGAATADDARLLNAVTRAFPAVTTVRVKDALDIVNRLVAQLGTAIRAAAGVALIASVLVLSGALAAGNRARIHDAVVLKTLGATRKTLIAAFSLEYMLIGLATALFALAAGGVAAWFVVAHIMTLPSHFMPQVAVATILVSLAVTVGIGLAGTWRVLGHKAAPVLRNL; this comes from the coding sequence ATGCCGCGCACATTGAAGCTCGCCGTCCGCTTCTCGCTGCGCGAGATGCGCGGCGGCCTGTCCGGCTTCATGATCTTCCTCGCCTGCATCGCGCTCGGCGTCGCGGCGATCGGCGGGGTCAATTCGGTGGCGCAGGCGATCACCGCCGGCGTCGCCAATCAGGGCCAGACGCTGCTCGGCGGCGATCTGCGCTTCCAGATCAACCAGCGCAGCGCTTCCAATGCCGAGCTCGGCTTCCTCGACAGTCTGGGCACGGTGTCCCTGAATTCGGGCATGCGCTCGATGGCGCGGCTCGAGGACGGCTCGGACCAGGCGCTGGTCGAGGCCAAGGCGGTCGATGACGGCTATCCGCTTTACGGCACACTGGAGACAGACCCGCCGCTGCCGAGAAAAGAGCTGTTCGGCGAGAGGTCCGGCATCTTCGGCGCCGCCGCCCCCGATCTGTTGTTCGATCGCCTCAATCTCCATATCGGCGACCGGCTGAAGCTTGGCAGCGCCACTTTCGAGCTGAGGGCCAGGCTGGTCAACGAGCCTGACGCGATCTCGGACGGCTTTGGCTTCGCGCCGCGGCTGATGATCTCGAGCGAAGGGCTTGCCGCGTCCGGACTGGTTCAGCCCGGCAGCCTGGTCGAGAACGCCTACAAGGTGCGGCTGCCCGACGGCGCGTCAGAGGCGCGGATCAAGGAAATCCAGGCCGAGGCGGCAAAGGAATTTCCGCAGGCCGGCTGGTCGATCCGCACTCGCAGCAACGCCGCACCCGCGCTCTCGTCCAACATCGAGCGCTTCTCGCAGTTCCTGACCCTGGTCGGGCTGACCGCGCTGGTGGTCGGCGGCGTCGGCGTGGCGAATGCGGTGCGCGCCTATCTCGACGGCAAGCGCGGCGTCATCGCCACCTTCAAAAGCCTCGGCGCCTCCGGCGGTTTCGTCTTCACTGTCTATCTCGTGCAGATCCTCTTGATTGCCGGCCTCGGCATCGTGCTCGGCCTGATCCTGGGCGCCGCGATGCCGTTCGTGGCGAGCACTCTTTTGCAATCGGTCATTCCGGTGCCCGCGGAAGGCGGGTTCTACGCGAGCGCGCTCGCGCTCGCGGCGCTGTTCGGCCTGCTGGTGACGCTGGCCTTCGCGCTCCTGCCGCTCGGGCGAGCGCGCGACGTGCCGGCGACAGCGCTGTTTCGCGAGATGGGCTTTGAAAGCCGCGGCCTGCCACGTCTGCCTTATGCGGGCGCCGCACTCGCGATCGTGCTCGCGCTGGCGGCTTTGGCCATCCTTTCGGCCGACGATCGTCGCATCGCCTCGATCTTCGTCGGCGCCACGGTCTTCGCTTTCCTGGTGCTGCGGCTGGTGGCGGCGCTGGTGCAATGGGTAGCCAGCCGGAGCCCCCGCGTGCGGTTCGTGTCGCTTCGGCTCGCGCTTGGCAACATCCACCGTCCCGGCGCGCTGACGCCGTCGGTCGTGCTGTCGCTCGGGCTCGGCCTGACGCTGCTGGTGACGCTGGCGCTGATCGACGGGAATCTCAGACGGCAGATCTCAGGCAGCCTGCCGGAGCGGGCGCCCAACTTCTTCTTCGTCGACATCCAGGGCGGCGATGTCGATGCCTTCGCCGCCCTGGTCGGAAAGGAGGCGCCGCATGGGACGCTGGTCAAGGTTCCGATGCTGCGCGGCCGGATCATGGCGCTCAACGGCATCGACGTCGACAAGGTGACGATCCCGGCGGAAGGCGCCTGGGTGCTGCGCGGCGACCGAGGGCTGACCTATGACGCCAAGCAGCCGGAAAACGCCACGCTGACTGAAGGCGCGTGGTGGCCGCAGAACTATTCCGGCGAGCCGCTGGTGTCGTTCTCCGCGGAGGAAGGCAAGGCGATCGGGCTGAAGCTCGGCGACACGGTCACCGTCAATGTGCTCGGCCGCAACGTGACGGCGAAGATCGCCAGTTTCCGCCAGGTCGAGTGGGAAACCATGGGCATCAATTTCGTCATGGTGTTCTCGCCCAACACGTTCGCCGGCGCGCCGCATGGCTGGCTGGCGACGCTGACCGACAAAGGTGCCGCCACGGCCGACGATGCCCGGCTGCTCAACGCGGTCACCCGCGCCTTTCCGGCGGTGACGACGGTCCGGGTCAAGGACGCGCTCGACATCGTCAACCGGCTGGTCGCGCAGTTGGGCACGGCGATCCGCGCCGCCGCCGGCGTGGCGCTGATCGCCTCGGTGCTGGTGCTCTCCGGCGCTTTGGCCGCCGGCAACCGGGCGCGCATCCACGACGCCGTGGTGCTGAAGACGCTCGGCGCAACGCGGAAAACGCTGATCGCCGCCTTCTCGCTGGAATATATGCTGATCGGCCTTGCGACGGCGCTGTTCGCGCTGGCCGCCGGCGGCGTCGCGGCATGGTTCGTCGTCGCGCATATCATGACGCTGCCGTCGCACTTCATGCCGCAAGTGGCGGTGGCGACGATCCTCGTCTCGCTGGCGGTCACCGTCGGCATCGGCCTCGCCGGCACCTGGCGGGTGCTCGGCCACAAGGCGGCGCCGGTGTTGCGCAACCTCTGA